The following proteins are co-located in the Pomacea canaliculata isolate SZHN2017 linkage group LG10, ASM307304v1, whole genome shotgun sequence genome:
- the LOC112573957 gene encoding methyltransferase-like protein 24, with amino-acid sequence MHVRMPDKTTFFILVCTVAFFISWFQYMHKPVIPKVLPSLPTNIRNMKDAELEELYYTYVGNVDVLCTNRIRLGNLYDGGWDVCDDIEHRPQSPCLVYSFGINHDFSFDDAVSDKYGCEVHSFDPSMGQNDHKHSDRVFFHNLGISDRDFVNDKAWTMRTLTSIKKQLNHTKINILKMDIELDEFKALPNIIASDELKDVDQLLFEIHYNSRDEQATIIDFMARGLELLRDLRNLGFYVFYSHPNQYNYITSKISGLRRTTCNELHMLNVNRNRE; translated from the exons ATGCACGTGAGAATGCCAGATAAAACGACCTTCTTTATATTGGTGTGCACTGTCGCATTCTTCATTTCCTGGTTTCAGTATATGCACAAGCCCGTCATCCCAAAG GTACTTCCTTCTCTTCCAACCAACATTAGGAACATGAAAGACGCTGAATTGGAGGAACTGTACTACAC CTACGTGGGAAACGTCGACGTGTTATGCACCAACAGGATTCGTCTGGGTAACCTGTACGACGGCGGTTGGGATGTCTGTGACGACATAGAGCACCGTCCCCAATCACCATGTTTGGTGTATTCGTTTGG GATCAACCACGACTTCAGTTTTGACGATGCGGTCAGCGATAAATACGGGTGCGAGGTTCACTCTTTCGACCCgag CATGGGACAAAATGATCACAAGCACTCAGACCGGGTGTTTTTCCATAATCTTGGGATAAGCGACCGAGACTTCGTCAACGACAAAGCCTGGACAATGAGAACACTGACGTCTATCAAGAAGCAGCTAAACCACACTAAG ATCAATATCCTCAAAATGGACATCGAGCTAGACGAGTTTAAGGCCCTGCCGAACATCATCGCGTCAGACGAGCTGAAGGATGTCGATCAGCTGCTCTTTGAAATCCACTACAATTCTCGCGATGAGCAGGCGACGATCATAGACTTCATGGCGCGAGGTCTGGAACTGCTGCGTGACCTGCGGAACCTTGGCTTCTATGTCTTTTACTCTCACCCGAACCAGTATAATTACATTACGAGTAAGATATCTGGACTTCGACGTACGACCTGTAACGAACTGCACATGCTGAATGTTAACCGAAACAGAGAGTAG
- the LOC112574017 gene encoding methyltransferase-like protein 24 has product MARKTTLFILVCTVAFFISWFLYMHKHVIPKVSAPPSLPTNIRNMKDAELEELYYTYVVNVDVKCTNRIRLGKPDDGGWDVCDDIEHRPQSPCLVYSFGINNDFSFDDAVSAKYGCEVHSFDPSMGQNDHKHSDRVFFHKLGISDKDFVNDKAWTMRTLTSIKKQLNHTKINILKMDIEEDEYKALPNIIASDELKDVDQLLFEIHYNSHNDQATIIDFMVRGLELLRDLRNLGFYVFHSHPNEHNYITSKISGSRRTTCHELYMLNVNRNRK; this is encoded by the exons ATGGCAAGGAAAACGACCTTATTTATATTGGTGTGCACTGTCGCATTCTTCATTTCCTGGTTTCTGTATATGCACAAGCACGTCATCCCAAAG GTATCTGCACCTCCTTCTCTTCCCACCAACATTAGGAACATGAAAGACGCTGAATTGGAGGAACTGTACTACAC CTACGTGGTAAACGTAGACGTGAAATGCACCAACAGGATTCGTCTGGGTAAGCCTGACGACGGCGGTTGGGATGTCTGTGACGACATAGAGCACCGTCCCCAATCACCATGTTTGGTGTATTCGTTTGG GATAAACAACGACTTCAGTTTTGACGATGCGGTCAGCGCTAAATACGGGTGCGAGGTTCACTCTTTCGACCCgag CATGGGACAAAATGATCACAAGCACTCAGACCGGGTGTTTTTCCATAAACTTGGGATAAGCGACAAAGACTTCGTCAACGACAAAGCCTGGACAATGAGAACCCTGACGTCTATCAAGAAGCAGCTAAACCACACTAAG ATCAATATCCTCAAAATGGACATCGAGGAAGACGAGTATAAGGCCCTGCCGAACATCATTGCGTCAGACGAGCTGAAGGATGTCGATCAGCTGCTCTTTGAAATCCACTACAATTCTCACAATGACCAGGCGACGATCATAGACTTCATGGTGCGAGGTCTGGAACTGCTCCGTGACCTGCGGAACCTTGGCTTCTATGTTTTTCACTCTCACCCGAACGAACATAATTATATTACGAGTAAGATATCTGGAAGTCGACGTACGACCTGTCACGAACTGTACATGCTGAATGTTAACCGAAACAGAAAGTAG